A single window of Apodemus sylvaticus chromosome 4, mApoSyl1.1, whole genome shotgun sequence DNA harbors:
- the Sucnr1 gene encoding succinate receptor 1, whose amino-acid sequence MAQNLSCENWVATENILKKYYLSAFYGIEFIFGMLGNIAVVFGYVFCMKNWNSSNVYLFNLSISDFAFLCTLPMLIKSYANEKWTYGDVLCISNRYVLHANLYTSILFLTFISIDRYLLMKFPFREHILQKKEFAILISLAVWVLVTLEVLPMLTFINSVSTEKGTSSCMDYASSGNPKHSLIYSLCLTLLGFLIPLSVMCFFYYKMVVFLKRRSQQQITALPLDKPLRLVVLAVVIFSILFTPYHIMRNVRIASRLESWPQGCTQKAIKVLYVLTRPLAFLNSAINPIFYFLMGDHFREMLLSKFRQYFMSLKSFRT is encoded by the coding sequence GCACAGAATTTATCTTGTGAAAATTGGGTGGCGACAGAGAACATCTTGAAGAAGTACTACCTCTCTGCATTTTACGGCATCGAGTTCATTTTCGGAATGCTTGGGAACATCGCCGTGGTGTTCGGCTACGTCTTCTGCATGAAGAACTGGAACAGCAGCAATGTCTATCTCTTTAACCTTTCCATCTCTGACTTCGCTTTCCTGTGCACCCTTCCCATGCTGATAAAGAGTTACGCCAACGAGAAATGGACCTATGGAGATGTGCTCTGCATAAGCAACCGATACGTGCTTCACGCCAACCTCTACACCAGCATCCTCTTCCTCACTTTCATTAGCATAGACCGATATCTGCTCATGAAGTTTCCTTTCCGAGAACACATTCTCCAAAAGAAGGAATTTGCCATTTTAATCTCTCTGGCTGTCTGGGTCTTAGTGACCTTAGAAGTTCTACCCATGCTCACGTTCATCAATTCTGTCTCAACAGAAAAGGGCACCAGCAGCTGCATGGACTACGCAAGTTCTGGAAACCCTAAACACAGTCTCATTTACAGCCTGTGCCTCACTTTGCTGGGTTTCCTCATTCCTCTCTCTGTGATGTGCTTCTTCTACTACAAGATGGTAGTCTTCCTGAAGAGGAGGAGCCAGCAGCAGATAACTGCCCTGCCACTGGACAAACCTCTACGCCTGGTGGTCCTGGCCGTGGTGATCTTCTCTATACTCTTCACACCCTACCATATCATGCGAAACGTGAGGATCGCCTCGCGCCTAGAGAGTTGGCCGCAGGGATGTACACAGAAGGCCATCAAAGTCTTATACGTCCTAACCAGACCTCTGGCCTTTCTGAATAGCGCCATCAACCCCATCTTCTACTTCCTCATGGGAGACCATTTCAGAGAGATGCTGCTTAGTAAGTTCAGACAATACTTCATGTCCCTTAAGTCCTTCAGGACATGA